CGTCGTCGCGCATCCGCGCGAGCTCGGCAGCGCCGATCATGCCGCGCGTCTCGTCGGTCAGCGGCGTGTGGACCGACAGCACCTGCGAGCGCTCGAGCAGCTCGTCGAGGCTCACGTGCGTCACGCCGCGGAACTCGGTCGCGCCGTCGGGCGCCGCGGCGTCGTACCCGATGACCTCGTAGCCGAGGCCGGCCGCCTTGCGGGCGGTCGCCGTGCCGATGAGGCCGAGGCCGAGCACGCCGAAGACGCGGGCGCGCGTCTGGTAGAGCGGGCGGACGGCAGGCAGGTCGAACGCTCCGGCGCGCAGGCCGCGGTCGAGCCGCGGGATGCCGCGCGCGACGGCGAGCGTGAGCCCGATCGCATGGTCGGAGACGGACTCGGTCCCGTAGTCGGGCACGTTGCACACCGCGATGCCGCGCTCGGTCGCCGCGGGGATGTCGACCGAGTCGACTCCGACCCCGTACCGCCCGACGACCCGCAGCCGCGGCAGCCGGTCCATGAGCTCACCCGTGATGCGCGCGTACTGGACGAGGATCCCGTCGGCGTCGGCGCACGCCTCGACGATCGCGTCGTCGTCGAACGCCTGGCGGACCGTCAAGGTCGCACCTGCGGCGTCGGCGACGGCCTGCTCGGGCGCGAACGAGTCGTGGTCGCACTCGGTGGTGGTGATCTGCACGGTGTCTCCCGGTGCGTCGGTGCTGGGGCGGGCGGGTGCGGCGGTCAGCGGGCGAGCCAGCCGCCGTCGACGGGGACGATCGCCCCGTTGACGTACGACGCCGCGCGCGACGCGAGGAACAGGACGGCCCCCGCGATGTCGTCGGGCTCCGCCCAGCGACCGGCCGGGATGCGGGCGAGGATCTCCTCAGAGCGGCCCGCGTCGTCGCGCAGCTGCTGCGTGTTCGCGGTCGCGACGTACCCGGGGGCGACGGCGTTGACGTTGAGGCCCTTGCTCGCCCACTCGTTCGCGAGCGCCTTCGTCAGGCCCGCGATCGCAGACTTCGACGACGTGTACCCGGGGACGTTGATGCCGCCCTGGAACGAGAGCATCGACGCGGTGTTGATGATCTTGCCGCTGCCGCGCTCGATCATCGCGCGGCCGACCTCGCGGGAGAGCACCCATGCCGAGCGCAGGTTGACGTCGACGACGTGGTCGAAGTCCTCGTCCGGGTGCTCGGCGGCGGGAGCACGGCGGATCGTGCCGCCGTTGTTCACGAGGATGTCCACGGGCAGCCCGGCGAGCTGGTCTGCGAGCGCCGCGACGGCGCCGCGGTCGGAGAAGTCGGCGGCGAGGGGCGTGAACTCACGCCCCGCCGCCTCGACGGCGGTGCGGACCTCGGAGTCGCCGAGCGGCATCGAGTGGGAGATGCCGACGACGTCGGCACCTGCCCTCGCGAGGGTCGTCGCGATCGCGAGCCCGATCCCCTGGCTCGCGCCGGTCACGACGGCGAGCTGCCCCTCCAGGGAGAAGAGGTCGGTGAGGTAGGCGGGGACGGTGCTGGTGCTCATGGGGGTATCTCTCGTTCGGGCGGTGCGCCACGGCGGGGGCCGCGGCAGCCGGACGGTTCAGCGGGGGCGGTAGCCGAGCGCGGCGGAGATGGCGTCGGCGGCCGCGACGGCCCTGGGCGCCATCGCCTCCATCTGCGCCTCGTCGTGCTCGACGGCGATCGAGGAGATCGACAGGCCGTACTTGACGCGGCCTGTGTGGTCGCGGATCGGGGCGGCGACGCACACGACGCCGGGCACGTTCTCCTCGCGGTCGCGGGCGTAGCCCTTGGCCCTGACGTCCGCGATCTCGGCCTTGAGACCGTCGAGCGTCGTGATCGTGCGGTCGGTGCGGCGCACGAGGCCGGCGCGCGCGACGAACCGCTCGACCTCCTCGTCCGTCCAGTCCGCCAGCACGGCCTTGCCGATGCCGGACGAGTGCATCGGGATCGCGTGCCCGACCCGCGAGGGCATCTGGTAGGGCTTGTCCGAGTCGGTGCGCACCAGGTAGACGATCTCGTCGCTCGCCGCGACGCCGACGTGCACAGTGCAGTGCACGTCCGCGACGAGCGCCTCGACGTGCGGGCGCGCGATCGAGGAGATGTCGATGTTCTCGAGGGCGCGGCCCGCGAGCGTGAGGATCTTCGGGCCGGGCTGGAAGCGCCCCTCCCGGTCGACCAGGATGAACTGGTGGTCCTGCAAGGTCGCGAGGATGCGGTGCGCTGTCGCCTTGGCCAGACCGGTCGCCTCGACGATGTCGGTGAAGCGGTCGTGGCGCAGCGCGGCCTCGAGGACGAGAAGGGTCTTCTCGCTCGCGTTCGCGCTCGCGGGGCGCGCCGTCGTCTCGGTCATGTCGTCGTCCTGTCTTCTCGCTGATCAGCGCATGTCGGCGACGGCGAAGCCGTCCATGTCGTCGAAGGACTGATTCTCGCCCGCCATGCCCCACACGAAGGAGTACGACGCCGTCCCGACGCCGGAGTGGACGGACCAGCTCGGGGCGATGATCGCCTCGCGGTTCGCGACGACGAGGTGGCGTGTCTCGGTCGGCTCGCCGAGGAGGTGGATGACGCGCGCGTCCTCGGGGAGGTCGAAGTAGAGGTAGGCCTCCATGCGACGGTCGTGCGTGTGCGCCGGCATGGTGTTCCACATGCTGCCGGGGTGCAGCGTGGTGACGCCCATGACGATCTGGCAGGACTTCACGCCGTTCTCGTGGATGTACTGGTTGAGCGTGCGACGGTTGGACGTGAGCTGGTCGCCGAGCTCGCGGACGTTGCCCTGGCCGGCCTCGACGAGCGTCGTCGGGTAGGCCGTGTGGGCGGGCGCGCTCATGACGTAGAACGCGGCGGGGTCGGCGCCGTCCTCGGACGCGAAGGTCACGCCCTGGACGCCGCGGCCGACGTAGAGGCACGAGCCCTTCGTGAGGGTGTACGTCGCGCCGTCGGCCGTGACCGTGCCGGTCCCGCCGACGTTGATGACGCCGGCCTCGCGGTGCTCGAGGAAGAACTCCGAGCGAATCTCGGGGAACGTCGGCAGGTCGAGCGGCCTGCTGACAGGGGTGACGCCGAGCAGCACGACGCGGTCGTGGTGCGTGTAGACGGCACCGACCTCGTCGGGTCGGAAGAGGTCCTGCACGAGGTAGCGGCGTCGCAGCTCTGCGGTGTCCATGCCGGGGACGTGCTCGGGGCTGGTGGCGTAACGCTGTTCCATGACTGTTCCTTCTGCGCCTGTGAGCGACTAGATCAGGCCGGTGAGGCGGGGCAGCCAGAGCGAGAGCTCGGGCACGAACACGACGAGGAAGAGGACGGCGATCAGCACGAGGAAGAACGGCATCAGCCGGGCGATGACCGCCTCGAGCCGTGCTCCGGCGACCTGCGCCCCGACGAAGAGCACGGGGGCTGACGGCGGCGAGATCACCGCGATCGACAGGTTGAAGACCATCATGATGCCGAAGTGCACCGGGTGGATCCCGAAGTCGATCGCGATCGGCAGGAAGATCGGCGTGAAGATGAGGATCGCCGGGGTCGGGTCGAGCGGGATGCCGATGATGAGCAGCAGGACCATCATGATCAGCAGCACGACGACCTTGGAGTCGGTCCAGCCGAAGAGGGACTCTGCCATGAGCTGCGGGATCTTGGTGAAGCTCATGACCCAGCTCATGATCGACGAGACGCCGATGAGGAAGATGACGACGGAGCTCGTGCGGCACGCGGTGTACAGGATGTGCGGCAGGTCGGAGACCTTGATCGCCCGGTAGAGGAACGACAGCAGCAGGGCGTAGACGACGGCGACCGCGGAGCCCTCGGTCGGCGTGAACTTCCCGGCGACGATGCCGCCGATGACGATGACGACGAGCGTGAGCGACGGGAGCGCCTGGAGGAACGTCTTGACGACGACGGGGAACGGCGTCCAGGACGTCGCGTTGAGCTCGGGGCGCTTGCGGGCGTACCACCACACGACGACGGCGCACGACAGGGCCCAGAGGATGCCCGGGATGTAGCCGGCCATGAACAGCGCACCGATCGACGTGCCGCCCGAGGCGAGCGCGAAGACGATGAGCGTGTTGCTCGGGGGGATGAGCATGCCTGCGGGGGCGGACGCGACGTTCGCGGCGGCAGAGAAGGCCTTGTCGTAGCCCTCCTTCTTCTGCATCGGCGACATGGTCGTGCCGACAGCGGCCGCGGCGGCGACCGCGGAGCCAGAGATCGCCCCGAAGAGCATGTTCGCCATGACGTTCGTCTGCGTGAGGGGGCCGGGCGTCTTGCCGACCATGACCTTCGCGAGGTTGATGAGCCTGGCGGCGATGCCGCCGTTGTTCATGATCTGACCGGCCAGGACGAAGAACGGGATGGCGAGCAGGGGGAAGGAGTCGACGCCCTTGAACATGCGCTGGGCCGACGTGAGGATCCCGTTGTCCCAGCCGAGGACGAGGACCATGCAGACCGCCGACGGGAGGGCGATCGAGATGGAGACCGGCGCGCCGATCGCCAGGAGGAGGGCCATGCCGCCCAGGAGCACGAACCCGATCGTTGCTGCGTCGGTCACAGTTCCACCTCGTCCTCGGGTGCGATCTCCTCGACCCCGGTGTAGCTCGGCGAGAGCGTACGGACCAGGTGGAAGAGGAGGTAGAGGGTGAGCAGCGCGCCGGAGACGGGCACCGCCAGGTACAGGACGCCTGCGTTGAGCGGCAGGACGGGGTTCTTCTGGTCCCACGTGAGCATCGCGTTGTCCCAGCCGCCCCAGACCATGACGATCGTGGCGAAGGACAGGGTGCACAGGTAGGCGAGGACCTCGACCCAGCGCTGCCAGAAGACGGGCACCTTCCGGACGAGGAAGTCGATGCAGACGTCGGCCTTCTCCCCGGTCGCGATAGAGATGCCGATGAGGCTGAGCCAGATGAAGACGTAGCGGGCTGCCTCCTCGGTCCAGACGCTCGGGTTGTTGAGCACGAGGCGGGTGATGACCTGCCAGCTCACGAGGATCACCAGCAGCGCGAACAGGCTCACGCAGATCGTCTTGAGGACGACGTCGAGGTATCTCTTGACTCTCGTCATGGGGTGGGTGCTTCCTTCCGGCGGCCCGTGCCGCCGCCGGGGGACGGCGGCACGGGCCTTTCAGCGGGTCCGGTCAGCGCGCGGCTTCGATCTTGTCGTAGATCGCCTTGGTCACGTCCGTCGTCAGGCGCTCCTCGTGGAGGGGCAGGACGGCGGTGCGGAAGGCCTCGACGTCGGCGTCGTTGAACTTGGCGCCGGCAGCCTCTGCCTTGGCCTTCGCAGCCTCGACGCCCTCCTGGAAGAGGGAGAGCTCGGTGTCGACCGACGCGGCGACGGCGTCGGTCAGGACCTTGCGGGACTCCTCGTCCATGTCGGCGAGGACCTTGGGGTTGATGATGAGCGTGTCGGGCATCATCAGGTGCTTCGTGTAGGAGTAGAAGCCCGCGATCTCGGCGTGCGCGAGGTCGGAGTAGATGAGCTCGTTGTTCTCGGCACCGTCGAGCACGCCCGACTGGATGGCGGTGTAGACCTCGCCCTGGGCCATCGGGGTGCCGACGCCGCCCATGAGCTCCATCATCCGGACGTTGGTGTCGGATCCGATGACGCGGATCTTCTGCCCCTTGAGGTCGGCCGGCGTCGTGACGGGGCCCTTGGTCGTGTACACGTTGCGGATGCCGCCGTGGTACGAGGCGAGGACGTGGATGTTCTTGTCGTCCATCGACGAGTAGAGGTCGCCGACGATCTCCGGGTCGTTGAGGACCTTCATCTGGTGCTCGGCCGACTCGTACAGGTAGGGCAGGTTGACGACGGCGAAGTCGGGGTTGAAGTTCTCGAGGAGCGAGCCACCGACGATGGCCATCTCGACGGAACCGGACTGGACCATCTCGATGGTCTCGGCCTGGGCGCCGAGGAGCTCGTCCGGGAACAGCTCGAGGGCGTACTTGCCGCCCGTCTGCTCCTTGAGCTTCTCGCCGATCTCGGCGATCGCCTTGGCCTGCGGGTGTGCGGAGTTCTGGTTGAACGCGACCTTGAAGGTCTTCGTCGAGCCGGAGTCGGACGACGAGTCGTCCGAGCTGGAGCAAGCGGTGAGGCCGAGGGTCGCGATGCCTGCGGCAGCGATCAGCGAGACGACTTTGTTCCGTCGCATGGGGGTTTCTCCTCGTTCGGCTCATCGGGGGGAGATGAGCGGGTGTGATGCCCGGGGGAGGCTGTGCGGGAGCGGGGGCTCCGATGTCCGTACTTCGTCGTGCGGAAGATCGACGTCGGTGTCGATCTGTTTCTTTCGGTGGAACTCAGTTCCGGGGGGTGGAACAAGTAAAGACAGACGGATCACGCCGCGTCAACACGTCACCTCCATCGAGATCAGTTCGAGACCTGAGATCGTTGAAGCGGTGAGGACATCCGATCTCTCGGGCCCACCGCGTGACCTGCGACGATGGAGGAACCTTGCCGACCGACCCGCCCATGCCTGCACTGACCCTCGGTGCGTACGCGATCGCTCCGCCCCCTGAGACGGACGGCGGGCGCGCCGAGCGCGAGCTCTACGACGCGCTCGGTGACGTCCCGTTCGACGCGTACGAGCTGCCGCTCGTCGCCGAGGGCCTGCCCGGCCTCGAGCTCGACTGGGTCCGTGCCCGGGTGCCGGAGGACCGTGACCTCGTGGTCACGGCGATCCCCCGCACGATGGTGCGTCTCGGCCGCGACGCGTCGTACGGGCTCGCGTCGAGCGACGAGGACGGTCGCCAGGCGGCGCTCGCGGACCTCGCGGTCGTGCGCGACTTCGCGTTGCGGCTCGCCGACGCGTCGGGTCGGCGCCGCGTGCTTGCGATCGAGGTGCACTCTGCACCGGGGCCCGACGGGATGAACGGGCGCGGTGGTGCACCCGGTTCGTCGGAGGCGTTCGCGCGGTCGCTCGTGGAGATCGCTTCCTGGGGCTTGGGCGCGCGGGTCGTCGTCGAGCATTGCGACCGGCTCGTCGAGGGGCAGGTGCCGGAGAAGGGCTTCTTCCCGGTGGTCGACGAGATCGCGGCGGCGCGCCGCGCGGACGAACTGGGCGCGATGCCGCTCGACGACGGGTCGGCGGCGCTCGGGCTGTCGCTCAACTGGGGCCGGTCGGCACTGGAGGACCGCAGCGGTCAGGCGCCGGTCGAGCATGCGCGCGCGGCCGCGGAGGCGGGGCTGCTGCGCGGCGTCATCCTGTCGGGCGCGACGCCTGAGGCAACCGCGTGGGGCGCGCCGTGGTCGGACGGGCACATCCCGCCCCGCGGTGAGGCTCCGGCGCTCGCCGGGTCGACGGCGTCGGCGCTCGACCTCGACGCGGCGCGCGCGACGTTCGCCGCGGCCGGGGACGGGCTGGACTACGTCGGCGCGAAGGTGTCGGTGCGCCCGCTCGACGCGAGCGTCGCCGAACGGGTCGCCCTGGCCGAGGCGTCGCTCGACCTCGTGCGCCGCGCGTTCGCCGGCTGAGCGGCGCACGTTCTCCGGCTGAGCGGCGCCGTCCTGCGACCGCCGCCCGGTTGCTGGCCGAGCACCGCGCCTTCGTCCTGAGCGCCGCCCGTTCGGCTACCACCGCCCGCTCGGCAACCGTCGCCCGGCTGCTGAGCGACGCCCCTCCTGCGACCGCTGGGCCGCCCCGTCAGCCGGCTGCCGTGCCCGCGAGCTCAGGAGCCGGGTCGCGCAGGCGCTGCGCGAGCCACCGGAGCGACTCGCCGACGGCCTGGCGTCGATCCGCGTCGGCGTAGCTGTCGAGCATGGAGACCCCGACGGCGCACGGTCGCGCCCCTCGCGCGCCCGGCACCGCGACGGCGATGCCGACGACGTGGTCGAAGGTCCGTCCGTCGTCGACACCGTAGCCGCGCTCACGGGTGCGTTCGAGCTCTTCCTCGAGGATCCGCTCGACGACCGACCCGCCCGACGCCTCGGCGACGGCACGGACCGCGGCGGCCCGTCCGGCGTCGTCGAGCGAGGCGAGCATGACCTGCCCGACGGCGGTCGTCGTCGCGGGGAGGCGGTCGCCGACGGAGGCGGAGACACGCAGCGGCGCGGTCCCCTCGTGCCGTGCGACGTACAGCACGGCGGGGACGCGCCGCCCTGCCGTGATCATCTCGTCGAGGACGGCGAGCTGGACCACCTCCTCGCGAAGGACAGGGTCGCGCCGACAGGCGGCGGCGAACTCGCGCGCGGGCTCGAACTGGCGGACGTACGCCCCGCCGAGCGCGACGGTGGCCCGGCCGAGACGCATGCCGCCGTCGACCTTCTCGACGTAGCCGGCCGCCTCGAGCTCCGCGCACAGCGCGGAGGTCGACGACTTGGGCGCGTCGAGCGCGCGGGACAGCTCGCTCAGCGTGCGCGGCTCGCCGGGCTGGGCGGCGAGGAGCTCGAGCAGCGCGACCGCGCGCGCGACGGCAGGGACGCTCACGCGAGGTCCTCCGGTCGGACTCGGTTGCGCAGCGGCTCGCCTGCGAGCAGTCGCCGCGCGTTGTCCGCGGCGAGCCGCGCGATGCGCGCGTCCTCGGCGTCGGTCAGGGCGGCCGTGTGGGGACTGAGCAACACCCGGGGGTGCGTCCACAGCGGGCTCGACCGGTCGAGCGGCTCGTGCGCGACGACGTCGAGGGCCGCGAAGCCGACCTGACCTGATCCGAGCGCCCGGGCGAGCGCCTCCTCGTCGATCACGGTCCCGCGGCCGACGTTGACGACCGTGACTCCCGGGCGCGCGGCGCCGAGCACCGCGTCGTCGACGAGGCCGTTCGTCCCCGGGGCGCCCGGCAGGGTGACGACGATCGCGTCGACCTGCCCCACGGCGTCGGGCAGCTCGTCGAGCCCGACGACGCGCGAGACTCCCGGGACGTCGACCTCGGATCGGTTCGCGCCGACCACCGTCGCCCCCACGGCGCTGAAGAGTCGAACGCAGTCGCGTCCGATGCTCCCGAGCCCGACGACGAGGATCGTCTGCTCGTGCACCTGCCCCATCGCCCAACGCGGCGCCCACTCGCCTGCCCGCTGGTGCTCCTGCAGCTTCGGAAGGTCCTTCGCGCCCGCAAGCACGCCGAGCAGCGCGAACTCGGCGAGCGTCCCGCCGTGCACCCCGGCCGAGGTCGTGAACGCGATCCGGTCGAGCGTCCCCTCGGGCAGTCCTGCGGCCGCGACCTGGGCCGCGCCGCCTGCCGCCATCGTCTGGACCCAGCGCAGCCGCGGGTTCGCCGCGACGGTCCGGGCAAGCGCTGCCGGCGACACGTCCGGGATGCCGTAGAGCGCCTCGGCGGAGTCGACGAGCGCGTCGAAGGCTGCCTGCTGCTCAGGCGTCCTGCGGAACGCCGGGTCGCCGTCGTGGTCCCCCGGGTGTCGCATGGGAGGGAGCAGCGAGTGGTCCCGCACGAGATCGAGGCCCGGCACGTCGCGCTCGAGCTGGACGCACAGGTCCTCCGGCAGCGGGGTGGCCAGGACCATGCGGAGCGCGTTCGACATGTCGAACAGTATTCACCATGCCGGACGGACGCGCTAGGGTGGCCGCATGAACACGCGCGGACACGTCGGCTTCATCGGCCTCGGCACGATGGGCGCCCCCATGGCCGGCCACCTGCTCGACGCGCTGGGGCCCGGGCGGCTGCACATCACTGCCCGCAGGCCCGCTGCCGCCGAGCCGCTCGTCGCGCGCGGGGCCGTCTGGCACGGGTCGGCTCGCGAGCTCGCGGCGGCCTGCGACACCGTCGTCCTCATGGTCCCCGACCTCCCCCAGGTCCGGGACCTCCTCGAGGGCGCGGAGGGCCTGCTCGCCGGCGCGGGCGACGACCTGCTCGTCGTCGTCAGCTCGACGTCGTCCCCGCAGGGCGTGCGCGAGCTCGACTCGGAGCTGCGCGACCGGACGGGGGGCGCGGTCCGCGTCGTCGACGCCCCGGTATCCGGCGGCGAGGAGGGGGCGCGCGCCGGCACGCTCGCGATCATGGTCGGCGGCCCTGACGACGACGCCGCGCGGGCGTGCGCGGCGCTCGCTCCGTGCGGACGGCCGGAGCACCTCGGCCCGCTCGGCGCGGGCCAGGTCGCCAAGGCCTGCAACCAGATGATCGTCGCCGCGACCGTCGCCGCGCTCGGCGAGGCGAGCGTGCTCGCGGAGCGTGCGGGGCTCGACGTCGGGCGCCTGCTCGCGCTGCTCGGCACGGGGTACGCCGGGTCGCGCATCCTCGACGTCAAGGCGCGGCGCTTCGCGGAGCACGACCACTCGCCGTCCGGCGCCGCGAGGTTCATGGTCAAGGACCTCACGTTCGCGACCGAGGAGGCGGTGCGTACCGGCACCGGCACCCCGCAGCTCGACACCCTGCGGACGCTCTTCACCGACCTGACCGACGCAGGCCTGGGCGACCAGGACACCGCCGTCGTCCAGGCCTGGGTCGAACGACTCGAACGGCCCGACAGCGGCAGGTGATCTGCGTCACTCCACTGCCCCCGCGTGACACGAGCTGTCGAGTGCGCGTGCGCGCACGCGTAGCACGCCCCGCCCCTCCGCCACCAGAGCGCGGAGGCCGCGAGCGCGGCGGTCCGGCGCTGTCGGCGGCGTTATCGTTCCCGTGGACCGTGCCCGACGACGAGGACCCCACATGACTGACAAGAACCCGATCCTCGGATCGCTCACCCCGGGTTCCCGGCGGAACTTCCTCGACACGCTGCGCGCCGAGAACACGGGCGCGATCCTCCTGCTCGCCGGCGCCGTCGTCGCGCTCCTCTGGGCAAACTCGCCGTGGGGCGACAGCTACCGGGACCTCTCCGCGTCCCGGGTCGGCCCCTCGGGCCTGCACCTCGACCTCACGCTCGCGCAGTGGGCGACCGACGGGCTCCTCGCGATCTTCTTCTTCGTCGTCGGCGTCGAGCTCAAGCGCGAGATCGTCGACGGCCAGCTGCGCCGCCCGTCGACCGCGATCGTGCCGATCGTCGCCGCCGTCGGCGGCATGGCCGTCCCGGCCCTCCTCTACGCGGCCGTCAACGTGGTCGGCGACGGCGCCATGCACGGCTGGGCCGTCCCGGTCGCGACCGACATCGCATTCGCCGTCGCCGTCCTCGCGATCGCCGGCAAGGGCCTGCCCACCGCACTGCGGGCCTTCCTGCTCACGCTCGCCGTCGTCGACGACCTGCTCGGCATCATCGTCATCGCGGCGTTCTACACCGCCTCCCTCGACTTCGTCATGATGGGCGGCGCCGCCCTCGTGATCGCCGCCTTCGGGGTGCTCGTCCGCAAGCGCGGCGGCGCCTCGCCGTGGCTGCTCGTCCCCCTCGCCGTCCTCGCGTGGGCACTCATGCACGCGTCGGGCATCCACGCGACGATCGCCGGCGTGCTGCTCGGCTTCACGGTGCCCGCGCTCGCCCGCGAGGGCGAGAACCACAGCCTCGCCGAGCACTACGAGCACCGCTGGCGCCCGATCTCCGCAGGCTTCGCGGTCCCCGTGTTCGCGCTCTTCGCCGCTGGCGTCACCATGACGCCCGACGCCCTGCGCGACGCGCTCGGCAACCCCGTCGCGATCGGCGTCGTCCTCGGCCTCGTCGTCGGCAAGCCGCTCGGCATCACCGCCGCCACCTGGCTCCTCGTGCGGCTCACGCGCGCGACCCTCGACCCTGCTCTGCGCTGGCTGGACGTCGTGGCCGTCGCGTGCGTCGGCGGCATCGGCTTCACCGTCGCCCTGCTCATCGGCGAGCTCTCCTTCCCGCCCGGCTCCGCCGACAGCGAGGCGGGCAAGGCCGCGATCCTCGTCGGCTCGCTGCTGTCCGCCCTGCTCGGCGGCCTGCTCCTCGCCTGGCGCTCGCGCGTCCACCGCACCGCCCCCGTCCGCACCGACGACGTGCAGGTACGCCCCCAGGAGGAACCGCCGCACAACGGCTAGGATCGTCCAGGCCGAGCGGGAGCACCGAGGCGAGGACAGAGGCGACGAGCGACGTGAGCGACCACAGCTACGGGGTCATCGAGGCAGGCTCAGGCCACCTCGGTCACGTCACGTGGGCAGCTTTCGGCCCCACCGACTCCCCGCTCCCCCCGGCCGTGCTGGTCCACGGCCTGGGCGACTCCGCCGCCTGCTGGCCCGGCGTCGTCGAGCACCTCGCCGAGAGCCGGCTCGTCATCGTCTCCGACCTGCGCGGCCATGGAGACTCCCCGCTCCCGGACGGTCCCGTCACGGTGCGCGCCCTCGCCGACGACCTCGCCGTCGTCGTCCACCGCGTGGCCCAGCGACCGGCGGCCCTGATCGGCCACTCGCTCGGCGGGCTCGTCGCGCAGGACCTCGCCCTGCGCGGTCCCGCGCTCGTCTCGGCCCTCGTGCTCGAAGACCCTGCCTGGACGGCGAGCGACACCACCTTCCCCGACGTCGCGCGCACCTTGCGCGAGCTGAACACCACACCGTACGCACGGCTCCTCGCGTCCGTCACCCGCGACCACCCGACGTGGCCCGCTGCCGAGGCCGCGCCGTGGGCGGCGTCGAAGCGCCAGCTCGACCCGCGCTTCCTCGACCGCGCGGCCGGCTTCTCGCAGGACTGGCTGTCACCGCTGGCGCGGCTCGCGCCCGACGGCGAGTTCACGACGACGGTCCTGCTCGGGCAGGAGGAGCTCGGCGGGATCATCCCCGCAGAGATGGCCGAGCGGGCCGAAGAGCTGCTCGACGGCAAGGGTGAGGTGCTCGTCCTCGCTGCGGGCCACGACGTCCGACGTGAGCAGCGCGCGACCTACCTGCACCTCCTCGACGAGGCGCTCGTCCCCCGCACCGCGGGCTGAACGGACCGCCAGGCCGTCACGCCAGCGGCGACACACCCCGAGGTAGGCCCTCCCACGCGAGACAGGGCTCTGGATCGCCCTACGTCGCGGGCGACGCCCTACCTCGCGCGAGGCGCCCACCACGCCCCCGGCGCCCCGCGCGCTCGGCGCCCCACCTCGCACCCGGCGCCCCACGCGCTCGGCGCGTTGCGCGCACGGCGCGTTGCGCGCACGGCGCTCGCCTCGGCCGAGGGCGATCGGGGATGCGGCAGCGCTCGTCAGTCTGGGGAGGGCGCGTTCGACGACTCCGGCTCGAGCAGGAGGATCGCGTCATGGTGCGTGCGCAGGGCCGTCGACGGGACGGCGGGGCCGACGGGCGCGGAGAGCGTCGCGGCGATCGCCGCGGCCTTGCGACGCTCCGGCACGTTGACGATGATCTTCTCGCCCGCGAGCAGCCCGGGCACGGTCACGGAGATCGCCCGGGCGGGCACGTCGTCGATGACGGCAAAGTGC
This genomic window from Flavimobilis soli contains:
- a CDS encoding TRAP transporter substrate-binding protein, whose translation is MRRNKVVSLIAAAGIATLGLTACSSSDDSSSDSGSTKTFKVAFNQNSAHPQAKAIAEIGEKLKEQTGGKYALELFPDELLGAQAETIEMVQSGSVEMAIVGGSLLENFNPDFAVVNLPYLYESAEHQMKVLNDPEIVGDLYSSMDDKNIHVLASYHGGIRNVYTTKGPVTTPADLKGQKIRVIGSDTNVRMMELMGGVGTPMAQGEVYTAIQSGVLDGAENNELIYSDLAHAEIAGFYSYTKHLMMPDTLIINPKVLADMDEESRKVLTDAVAASVDTELSLFQEGVEAAKAKAEAAGAKFNDADVEAFRTAVLPLHEERLTTDVTKAIYDKIEAAR
- a CDS encoding TRAP transporter large permease, whose translation is MTDAATIGFVLLGGMALLLAIGAPVSISIALPSAVCMVLVLGWDNGILTSAQRMFKGVDSFPLLAIPFFVLAGQIMNNGGIAARLINLAKVMVGKTPGPLTQTNVMANMLFGAISGSAVAAAAAVGTTMSPMQKKEGYDKAFSAAANVASAPAGMLIPPSNTLIVFALASGGTSIGALFMAGYIPGILWALSCAVVVWWYARKRPELNATSWTPFPVVVKTFLQALPSLTLVVIVIGGIVAGKFTPTEGSAVAVVYALLLSFLYRAIKVSDLPHILYTACRTSSVVIFLIGVSSIMSWVMSFTKIPQLMAESLFGWTDSKVVVLLIMMVLLLIIGIPLDPTPAILIFTPIFLPIAIDFGIHPVHFGIMMVFNLSIAVISPPSAPVLFVGAQVAGARLEAVIARLMPFFLVLIAVLFLVVFVPELSLWLPRLTGLI
- a CDS encoding TRAP transporter small permease, which codes for MTRVKRYLDVVLKTICVSLFALLVILVSWQVITRLVLNNPSVWTEEAARYVFIWLSLIGISIATGEKADVCIDFLVRKVPVFWQRWVEVLAYLCTLSFATIVMVWGGWDNAMLTWDQKNPVLPLNAGVLYLAVPVSGALLTLYLLFHLVRTLSPSYTGVEEIAPEDEVEL
- a CDS encoding IclR family transcriptional regulator; protein product: MTETTARPASANASEKTLLVLEAALRHDRFTDIVEATGLAKATAHRILATLQDHQFILVDREGRFQPGPKILTLAGRALENIDISSIARPHVEALVADVHCTVHVGVAASDEIVYLVRTDSDKPYQMPSRVGHAIPMHSSGIGKAVLADWTDEEVERFVARAGLVRRTDRTITTLDGLKAEIADVRAKGYARDREENVPGVVCVAAPIRDHTGRVKYGLSISSIAVEHDEAQMEAMAPRAVAAADAISAALGYRPR
- a CDS encoding DUF4862 family protein codes for the protein MPALTLGAYAIAPPPETDGGRAERELYDALGDVPFDAYELPLVAEGLPGLELDWVRARVPEDRDLVVTAIPRTMVRLGRDASYGLASSDEDGRQAALADLAVVRDFALRLADASGRRRVLAIEVHSAPGPDGMNGRGGAPGSSEAFARSLVEIASWGLGARVVVEHCDRLVEGQVPEKGFFPVVDEIAAARRADELGAMPLDDGSAALGLSLNWGRSALEDRSGQAPVEHARAAAEAGLLRGVILSGATPEATAWGAPWSDGHIPPRGEAPALAGSTASALDLDAARATFAAAGDGLDYVGAKVSVRPLDASVAERVALAEASLDLVRRAFAG
- a CDS encoding SDR family oxidoreductase, which encodes MSTSTVPAYLTDLFSLEGQLAVVTGASQGIGLAIATTLARAGADVVGISHSMPLGDSEVRTAVEAAGREFTPLAADFSDRGAVAALADQLAGLPVDILVNNGGTIRRAPAAEHPDEDFDHVVDVNLRSAWVLSREVGRAMIERGSGKIINTASMLSFQGGINVPGYTSSKSAIAGLTKALANEWASKGLNVNAVAPGYVATANTQQLRDDAGRSEEILARIPAGRWAEPDDIAGAVLFLASRAASYVNGAIVPVDGGWLAR
- the kduI gene encoding 5-dehydro-4-deoxy-D-glucuronate isomerase, coding for MEQRYATSPEHVPGMDTAELRRRYLVQDLFRPDEVGAVYTHHDRVVLLGVTPVSRPLDLPTFPEIRSEFFLEHREAGVINVGGTGTVTADGATYTLTKGSCLYVGRGVQGVTFASEDGADPAAFYVMSAPAHTAYPTTLVEAGQGNVRELGDQLTSNRRTLNQYIHENGVKSCQIVMGVTTLHPGSMWNTMPAHTHDRRMEAYLYFDLPEDARVIHLLGEPTETRHLVVANREAIIAPSWSVHSGVGTASYSFVWGMAGENQSFDDMDGFAVADMR
- a CDS encoding C-terminal binding protein, which codes for MQITTTECDHDSFAPEQAVADAAGATLTVRQAFDDDAIVEACADADGILVQYARITGELMDRLPRLRVVGRYGVGVDSVDIPAATERGIAVCNVPDYGTESVSDHAIGLTLAVARGIPRLDRGLRAGAFDLPAVRPLYQTRARVFGVLGLGLIGTATARKAAGLGYEVIGYDAAAPDGATEFRGVTHVSLDELLERSQVLSVHTPLTDETRGMIGAAELARMRDDAIVVNTARGGVIDTDALVDALRAGALGGAGIDCHETEPLPADHPLTTFDNVVLTPHLAWYTEESYDELKRRTIENVVDVCSDRAPRNIVNPEVLGAPGRNATCAPAREGAQR